The segment CTGACAACGTTTGGCGACACGTATTGCTTGTTCTCGTAGATCTTAGGTCCCCCAAAGGACCCCTCAAGGATAAGAATCACGGTCATCACGAACCTTGGCCCGATCTCCACAAGCGAAATGTCTTCCTGCTGATCTGCCTTAAGCTCGTATTCATCCTCGTTTCTAGCGGAATGAGAAATCTCATAAGTTCTGACCCAGATCTTGTCATCTACGATGCTGAACGACATAACATGATCGATGAACGGCTTGGATTTTCTCGCCATGGGGGGAACTCCAAAGTTGTGAATCAGTAGCTCCTTGACCAGTTGGTAATGTGGCGAGGTATCGAACCGGTGGTCGAACGATAGCACCGGGCGTGAACCCTTCAGGCAATTGCCTGTGAAATTCAACTCATCCATCGTATGCAAGTTTTGCAAATAGAACTTAATCGTCGGGCCGTTGGGTGGCTTGGAGAGCCACAAATACAAATCCTGGTGTTTTCTTGCCTCGAAGAACAGGATGTTATTGCAATTGTAGAGCTCAGCGATCTCATTCAATTGCTGTAAGTCTTTTTTAGTGTCAAGTTTGGGCTCTTTCCTGGAATGTGGCAACAAAGAGTAGAGATCCTGGATCAAATGGCGATGTCTGAAGTTCACACCTCTGCTAGAAATCAGCAAAGTACGTTGTTTGTTCATAAACTGTTTCTCATTACGTACTATTTTCTTGTCCGATTGCGATCTTTTGTCCTTACCTGCCAATGCTTTGTAGATGGAAGACATCGCTGGTTTCAAACTGAGTCAAATGATTATATTAACTGTTAAGTAAATTATCTCAGGGACAATCCTTTCAGGCAATCAATTAGTTCTACCTATTCTactgctcatcgctaagctcatcgcatctaaaatttttcaattaACGGTTGTCGCTCAGCacgaaagagaaaaattATGGTCAGAATAGCATGGATTCGAATGCTAATAAGGCTTCATAAGCTACTGTCTACCGGCCGCCTGCAATTAGTATGTCTGAGTGGTTTGCTGCTTGTATGTCTTTGAGCATACCAACTCAGAATGACAAGTCGTGTTGATGATGAGATCTCTAACCTCATGAAGAGGGGGAGCTATAAGCTGTGTCTGCAAAAGGTTGTCCAGTCGAGAAAGCAGCTACCCAATTCTTCCTACCTTAAAGTCTTGGAGATATACATCAAATTTAGAATGTCTCCCAGAAAATTCAATTACGAAGATTCTTTGGGACGTTTGTATGGTACCAACGGTACCGAGATAACTAGCGATACCCGGGCGCTGAACCTACTGCACACATTCTTTGT is part of the Torulaspora globosa chromosome 7, complete sequence genome and harbors:
- the BRX1 gene encoding ribosome biogenesis protein BRX1 (ancestral locus Anc_3.129), which translates into the protein MSSIYKALAGKDKRSQSDKKIVRNEKQFMNKQRTLLISSRGVNFRHRHLIQDLYSLLPHSRKEPKLDTKKDLQQLNEIAELYNCNNILFFEARKHQDLYLWLSKPPNGPTIKFYLQNLHTMDELNFTGNCLKGSRPVLSFDHRFDTSPHYQLVKELLIHNFGVPPMARKSKPFIDHVMSFSIVDDKIWVRTYEISHSARNEDEYELKADQQEDISLVEIGPRFVMTVILILEGSFGGPKIYENKQYVSPNVVRAQMKQQAANAAKERAEAAVQRKIKLRDNVLAADPLSNEALFKD